The segment CGGAATCCCCCTGTTCGGAAGCACTATCGCCGTTCCCGGCGCCGCGCTGTGCTACGCCATCACCTATCTTATGACCGACGTGATCGGCGAGATCTGGGGACGCAAAGAGGCTCAGACCATCGTATGGGGCGGCTTCGCCTGCCAGCTTATCGCCCTCGTTCTCATAATCATCACGCAGGCCCTCCCCGCCGTGAATCCCGACATGCAATCGGCCTACGATATCCTGCTGGGCCAAAACGCCGTGTTCGTCGTCGGCAGCATGACCGCGTACCTGCTGTCACAATCGTGGGATGTCCAGGTGTTTCACCGGTTGCGCAACCGCTTCATGGCCAAAGACGAGGCGACCGCCCCGAAGAAGCGCTGGATCTGGAACAACGCCTCCACTATGACCTCCCAGATAATCGACACCGTGGTGTTCATCGGCATCAGCTTCGGGTTCGGCTTCGGGTGGCTGTTCGATCCCGCCATGCTTCCCACGCTCGGGGCTATGATGGTGGGCCAGTACATCCTCAAGTTCGCGATGGCCGCGCTTGACACCCCCATCTTCTACTTCCTCACGCGCAAAACCCATGCAAAAGCCCAGACCGGAAACGAGGCATCGGCCTTCGACGCCGCCTAAGGGATACCTAAGGGTGTTCGATTAAGAACTCTTCCTCAATACAAAAAGGGAGGACAGGATACCTGCCCTCCCTCGACAAACCTATGCCGCTAGAAAACTAACGATCTTCTTTCCCTCTTCTTAAAAGAAGAACCAGACCAAGACCAAGCATAGAAAGAAGTGCAGAGGTCGAAGCGATAACGCCGGTACGATCCCCGGTTGCGGGAAGCACGCGCACGCTCTTACCAACAATCTTTTCATCCATAGAATTCTGAACCTGTTTGTCGCTGACCGCGGCGAGCGACTGCTTGACGGTCTTCTCGGCCGGGATGGAGTCGGTCGTGCCGTCGGGGTAGGTCACGGTCACCGCGCCGTCGGCGGCCACGGAGAACTGGGTGCCCTCGGGCAGGCGGCCCTTGTTGGCGTCCTCGACGGCCTTCCTGACGGCGTCGCGCTCGTCCTGGGTCAGGGCCGAGGGGTCGGCGACGGGCAGGGGCTGGGCCGGGGCCGCCGGGTCGCTGACCGCGGCGAGCGACTGCTTGACGGTCTTCTCGGCCGGGATGGTATTAACGGCTCCGTTCGGATACCTAACCGTCACGGTTCCATCGGAACCGACCTCGATCTGAGTGCCAGAAGGAAAATTCCCCTTATTTGCATCTTCAACGGCTTTTCTAACCGCATCTTTCTCGGGCTGAGTAAGAGAGGACGGATCGGCTACGGGAATCGTGATAGCAGGGGCCTTGGTCGCTGTTGCGTTGCCTTCGGCTGGTTCGGACTCAAGCCCGGCCGCATCGATCGCGGTAGCGGTAACGCGACCCTCGGGAACAGGATAGGTAGGCGTGATCTTTGCGACACCGTCCTGATTGGCTGTAGCCTGACCCAAGAGTTTACCGTCCTTATCGTACAAACGCACAATGGTTCCGGCTTCGGCGGCTACCGAGATCTCGTCGGTAGTGTTAGCGCGCCCGGAAAGATCGGGCAATACGGGGGGTTCAGGCTTAGTGGTATCAGCAAAAACGACCCTCACCAGGTTATACACAGATTGGCCGTGGGGGTTTGTGGTCATTACCTCGATATCGTACGTACCAACCTTGGGAAACTTCGAAACATCGGTTCCCGCAACGAAGTCCGCACCGTCTACCTGCTGGTAACCCACTATGCTGCGAACGCCGTATTTGGCTGCAAGGTTATCCTGGAAGTACTTCTTGAAATCAGCGGGCTGATCGAAGGAGTTGCCCTTGGAAGGGGTGCTGGTCGATAGCCTCATCTTGGCAAACACCTCGTCATTCACGAAGGTGTCCGTGTCTTTTTTCTGAATCGGATCCTTATCCACAACCTCATCGGTGTAGGCGATATAGCGGAAACCCTGGGCCGTTTCATTGTTATCGTTGTCTATGGCCCGAGCAAAACGCGTATACAATCCGCCAGGCTCCCAGTTGTACTGACCTGAAATGTACAGTGCATTCGAACCGGAGCGGGTTACCGTAAGCGGGTTGGAATGAGCTTCCGCTTCCTTATTGTTCGAATCGAAGATATAGAACCTGTTCAGCGTTCCATCAGTGTCGCTTGCGGTAATCTTCATTGTATCGTGCAGCCCTACGATCGCAGGAGCCGTCTTGCTCCCATCGACATTGAAACCGGTCGTGGGCTTGCCCATGATGAAGAACGTGGGATATGGAGCTAGATCGTTACCGCTAATAACAGGTGTTACCGGTACATTTTCGGCAGCGAGCGTCACGGTCGGAGACGTACCCGCAGCAAATGCGACGTTGCTCGCAAACCCGAAAGTCTGCAACGCCAAGGCAAACGCAATGAAAAGAGCGGATGCTTTCTTCAATCTCGAGGACCCCGCGAAAAAACCCTTCCTTGTCTCACCCTGCATGTTTCTCCCTACTATTGGTGTTACGTTAATGCAATCCTATTACTTAGAGTAATTCGCTGTTTTTTAAAAGTGAAGATTATTTTCTTAAAGAAAGTTGCTATTTTTTGACCGGTTACTGATAACCCGACAACCATATGCTGAGAACAGGCTGATCAAGCAATAAGAACTTGTCTAACGTAGACGAGGGAGAAAACAGATGGCAGGCCTTTCGATCCCCTCCGTATCAGAGGTGAGCAGGTACGGAGAAACTCACACTTAACCCAAACGAAAGCGGGACCCCGGACGCTTCTACTGGAAGCATCCGGGGTCCCGCTGAAATCAGGTGCGCTTTTCGGTCCCGAGAATCTCCCGAAGACCCTGCTCGCGCGCCTACTTACCGCTTGAACAGCTTCGAGAACAGACCCTTCTTCTGAGGCTCCTCCCCTTCGGCATCCTGGGGGCTCTCCTTCGCCTCCGCCTCGAGGGCGCGCTGTTCGGCCCTGGCGCGCTTCTGTTCGGCGCGCGCCGCCTTCGACTTGTTGCCCGCGACCTGGGCGGCGTACTGCTTGCGCAGCTTGCGGGTCTTTCCGAAGTCGATGTAGAGAGCCAGCAGGATCAGGGCGTACCCCACAACCAGAAACGCCGTCGAAACGGCTTCGAGCCCACTGATGGTGGAGAGGGCGAACGACAGAACCGTGCAGGCGATAGCGGCCACCAGCACGATCCACCAAGTGCGGCGCAGCCGCTTGTATTCCTCGGTGGGCACGTTGTACAGGTCCTGCTGGGCACGATAGCGCTTCGCATCGGCCCTGCGCTCGCGTTCGCGCTGTTCGGCTCGGCGCTCCTTCTTCGACTTCTGAGGCGCCGAACGCACGGTTGCTGCGCGCTTGGCCGCCGGCTTGGCCGATGCGGCGCTCTTGCGCGTCTTGCCGATCTTGTCTTCGCTGGTGTATCGCTCGTTGAGGGGATTGCGCTGACTCATGCTCGAATTGCTCCTTGGGTTGCTGCGTGCCTAGTACGAAAACGAACGGCCGGTGATCTTCTCGTAGGCCTGCACGTATTTCTCGGCGGTCTTTTCGATGACGTCCTGCGGAAGGTGGGGCGGGTTTCCCTGGCGATCCCAGTTGGCGCTCAGCCAGTCGCGCACGAACTGCTTGTCGAAGCTGGGCTGGTCTTTGCCCTCTTCGTAGGCGTCGCCGGGCCAGAAGCGCGAGGAATCGGGCGTAAGCACCTCGTCGGCAAGGACGATCTTACCGTCGACGCGGCCGAATTCGAACTTCGTATCCGCAATGATTATCCCGTTTTCGGCCGCGTGGTCGCGCGCGGCGGTGTACACCTTAAGCGACAGGTCGCGCAGCGCAGCCGCATCCTCCTCGCCCATGAGCTGGGCGCTGCGCTCGAAGCTGATGTTCTCGTCGTGGCCTCCCACCTCGGCCTTCGTCGAGGGCGTGTAGATGGGCTCGGCCAGCTTCGACGAGTTCACCAGACCCGCAGGCAGCGGTATCCCGCACACGGTTCCCTGGGCGCCGTATTCTTTCAAACCGCTGCCGGCAAGGTAGCCGCGCACGATGCACTCGACGGGGAACATCTCGGCCTTCTTCACCAGCATGAAGCGCCCGCGCAGGTAATCGGCGTAGGGCTTGAACTGGTCGGGCAGGTCGGCCACGTCGGACGACACCAGATGGTTTTCCACCACGCCGTCCAGCAGCTCGAACCAGAAGCACGACAGCTGCGTGAGCACGATGCCCTTGCCGGGGATCTCGTCGGGAAGGATGTAGTCGAACGCCGATATGCGGTCGGTCGCCACCAGCAGCAGCTTGTCCCCCAGATCGTATAGATCCCTCACTTTGCCCTGAGCATCGGGCTTGATGTCGATTACGCTCACAGTCGCTCGCTTCCCTTCGCGCTCGCCAACCAACAGATAGGCGCCATTATCCCGCATGATCGGCTGCGCGACCACGTCATCGGCATGTTTTCTCGCTAAAAACGCTACGAGCGCTTGCGGGCCTGCTTCTGCTTGGACCGCTCGTCGTACAGCGGCAGGTAGAGGGTGAAGCGGGCTCCAACGCCCTTCTCCCCTTCGACGCCGACGCGCCCGTGATGCCGCTCGACGATCTCCTTCACCACCGACAGCCCGATGCCCAAACCGCCGCTCTCGCGGTTTCGGTGCTCGTCGGCCCGCCAGAATCGATCGAACACCATCTTGGCTTCTTCGGGCGACAGGCCCACGCCCGTATCGGACACCGCGATAGCCGCCATGCTTCCCTCGCGCTTGACGCTGACGGTGATGGTGCCCTCCGGCGTATAGCGAACAGCGTTGGAGATGAGGTTCGCCGTTGCCTGGCGGATCATATCGGGGTCCCCCATGACGCACACGCCCGGATCGGCGTCGTAGACCAGCGTCAGCCCGGACTCGCGCACATACGAATCGTGCGTGGTCACGATGCCCGCGATAAGCTCGCCCACGTCCACCAGCTCCTCTTTCAGAGGCATGGAGCGGTTCTCGAGACGCGAGAGCTTCAGCAGGGAGTCGACCAGGCGGCTGAGGCGCTGGACTTCGGAGTTCACGATATCGAGATGCTCTTCGTCGGCGGGATACACGCCGTCGACCATCGCCTCGACCGTAGACTGGATGGCCATAAGCGGGGTGCGCAGCTCGTGGGCGACGTCGGTGGTGAGGCGGCGCTCGAGCTGCCGGTCGCGTTCGACGGATTCGGCCATCGCGTCAAAGGTTTTCGCAAGCTCGGCCACCTCGTCGTCGCCGGTCAGGCCGGTGCGGGCGGACAGGTTGCCCTCCTTCATGGCCATGGCGGTATCGGTCATGCGCTTGATGGGGCGCACGAGGTTGCGCGCGAACAGGTACCCGATAAGCGACGCGAGGATGATGGCGATGACGGTCGCCCAGATCATAGCCTGGTACGAACGGTCGCGAAACTCTCGGTCCGCATCGCGCAGCAGCGTGTCCGAACCCTCCACCCACACGCGCACCGACCCGATGGCCTGGTTGGAGACGACGATGGGGGAACGTGCGGTGTTGCCCGTGCCGTGCTTGGGGGCAAGCGAGGGCAGCTCGACGCTGCTGCCATCGCCGTCGACCGCCTCGATGATGGTGGAGTCGTACACCACCTTGCCGTCGGCATCGACCACCTGCACGCCCACGCCGCGGTACACGCTGACCGCATAGTCGGCCGGCGCCACCGACGAAGAATTGTAAGAGCCGTACTGAACGTAGCGCAGGGCGATCTGCTCGGCGGTCGAGTCGGCCAGCGCCTGCATGTTGTCGCGCGTGTACATCTGGAAGTACTGCTCCCACACGAACGAAACGACGCCGATGGCGATAAGCGCCGTCATCGCCGCGATCAGGGCGAAGTACACCGTCATGCGCGTCGTGTACGTAAGGCGCGCCAGCACGGCGAAGCGCTTGGCCCGAGATGGCTCGTGCAAGGACGGTTCCTGTTGTTGGGTGAGATCGGACACGGCTGTTCCTTACGAGGCGTCCCGCACGCGGGATGCCTGCGAATCGCGCAACCGGGGCGCTATTCGTCGGAAGGGGTTGCCGTGGGATCCTCGAACCGGTAACCCACACCGTGAACGGTATGCAGCCACTTGGGATGGCGCGGGTTGTCGCCGATCTTGGCGCGCAGGTTCTTCACATGGCTGTCGATGGTGCGCTCGTATCCTTCGAAGTCGTAGCCCAGCACCTTCTCGACCAGCTCCATGCGCGAATAAACGCGTCCGGGATAGCGCGACAGCGTGGTGAGCAGCTTGAACTCGCTCGCCGTAAGATCGACCTCGCTGCCCAGGACCAACACCTTGTGACCGGAAACGTCGATGGTGAGGTCGCCGAACTCGAGAACCTCGCGCTGAGGCTCGGAATCGGCATGGACGCGGCGAAGCAGGGCGCGAGCGCGGGCAACCAGCTCGCGGGGGCTGAAGGGCTTGATGAGGTAGTCGTCCGCACCCAGCTCGAGACCGATGATGCGATCCTCGACCTCGCCCTTGGCGGTCAGCATGATGATGGGAACGTCGGAGTTGTCGCGAATGGCGCGGCATACACGCTCGCCCGGGACACGGGGGAGCATGAGGTCGAGGATAACCAGGTCGAAATGGTGTTTCCCGAACTCGTCGAGGGCTTCCTGGCCGTCGCCCACCGCGGTCACCCAGTAGTTCTCGCGCTCGAGATACGCGGTTACCGCATCGCGGATGGCCTTTTCATCTTCAACCAGAAGAATGCGACGTGTTTCGTTGCTCATAGCAAGATCACCTCATCCTCGTATAGGAAAAGAAGTCGACGCAGCGCATCCGGACGCATCGAGGTAGCGCGCTGCATTTGGGGTTATTGTAACAATTCCCAGCTAAACAGCGCAGAGAGTCCTTTAAATGACAAAATCAACAATACGATGAGCAGTTCTAGAAGAAACAACGGAATGCGCGCGAGCCGCCCCTCCCGTTCGGCGGGGCGGCCCTCGTCGCGCGCCCGCACCCAACGCGTAAGCCACCTGAACTCGGCAAACCCCAAGCGCCGCCACAGGGGCGCAGCTCCCGACGGCGAACAGACGCTTATATCCCGCCGGAAGTTCCTCTACGGGGCGGCGGGCGTCGGCGCCATCGCCTTGGTGGCGGGCGGCGTCAAGATCGCCACGTCCAACTCCGAGGCGAAAAACCGCCAGGTCGCGTCGCTCGACGTGCCGGAAAGTTCCGTCAAAACGCTCGACGATTTCGAGCTGATCGAGGATTACAGCTCGCACCTGCGCCAAACCGCCTCGTTCGACCTGCCTTTGGGATCGCTCGTATTCGCCAGCGA is part of the Berryella intestinalis genome and harbors:
- a CDS encoding queuosine precursor transporter, which codes for MKRTNRNLMLCAMVFAVSLVVSNMVTAKTVQTGIPLFGSTIAVPGAALCYAITYLMTDVIGEIWGRKEAQTIVWGGFACQLIALVLIIITQALPAVNPDMQSAYDILLGQNAVFVVGSMTAYLLSQSWDVQVFHRLRNRFMAKDEATAPKKRWIWNNASTMTSQIIDTVVFIGISFGFGFGWLFDPAMLPTLGAMMVGQYILKFAMAALDTPIFYFLTRKTHAKAQTGNEASAFDAA
- a CDS encoding response regulator transcription factor; the protein is MSNETRRILLVEDEKAIRDAVTAYLERENYWVTAVGDGQEALDEFGKHHFDLVILDLMLPRVPGERVCRAIRDNSDVPIIMLTAKGEVEDRIIGLELGADDYLIKPFSPRELVARARALLRRVHADSEPQREVLEFGDLTIDVSGHKVLVLGSEVDLTASEFKLLTTLSRYPGRVYSRMELVEKVLGYDFEGYERTIDSHVKNLRAKIGDNPRHPKWLHTVHGVGYRFEDPTATPSDE
- a CDS encoding Ig-like domain-containing protein — encoded protein: MQGETRKGFFAGSSRLKKASALFIAFALALQTFGFASNVAFAAGTSPTVTLAAENVPVTPVISGNDLAPYPTFFIMGKPTTGFNVDGSKTAPAIVGLHDTMKITASDTDGTLNRFYIFDSNNKEAEAHSNPLTVTRSGSNALYISGQYNWEPGGLYTRFARAIDNDNNETAQGFRYIAYTDEVVDKDPIQKKDTDTFVNDEVFAKMRLSTSTPSKGNSFDQPADFKKYFQDNLAAKYGVRSIVGYQQVDGADFVAGTDVSKFPKVGTYDIEVMTTNPHGQSVYNLVRVVFADTTKPEPPVLPDLSGRANTTDEISVAAEAGTIVRLYDKDGKLLGQATANQDGVAKITPTYPVPEGRVTATAIDAAGLESEPAEGNATATKAPAITIPVADPSSLTQPEKDAVRKAVEDANKGNFPSGTQIEVGSDGTVTVRYPNGAVNTIPAEKTVKQSLAAVSDPAAPAQPLPVADPSALTQDERDAVRKAVEDANKGRLPEGTQFSVAADGAVTVTYPDGTTDSIPAEKTVKQSLAAVSDKQVQNSMDEKIVGKSVRVLPATGDRTGVIASTSALLSMLGLGLVLLLRRGKEDR
- a CDS encoding phosphoribosylaminoimidazolesuccinocarboxamide synthase, coding for MSVIDIKPDAQGKVRDLYDLGDKLLLVATDRISAFDYILPDEIPGKGIVLTQLSCFWFELLDGVVENHLVSSDVADLPDQFKPYADYLRGRFMLVKKAEMFPVECIVRGYLAGSGLKEYGAQGTVCGIPLPAGLVNSSKLAEPIYTPSTKAEVGGHDENISFERSAQLMGEEDAAALRDLSLKVYTAARDHAAENGIIIADTKFEFGRVDGKIVLADEVLTPDSSRFWPGDAYEEGKDQPSFDKQFVRDWLSANWDRQGNPPHLPQDVIEKTAEKYVQAYEKITGRSFSY
- a CDS encoding HAMP domain-containing sensor histidine kinase, with the protein product MSDLTQQQEPSLHEPSRAKRFAVLARLTYTTRMTVYFALIAAMTALIAIGVVSFVWEQYFQMYTRDNMQALADSTAEQIALRYVQYGSYNSSSVAPADYAVSVYRGVGVQVVDADGKVVYDSTIIEAVDGDGSSVELPSLAPKHGTGNTARSPIVVSNQAIGSVRVWVEGSDTLLRDADREFRDRSYQAMIWATVIAIILASLIGYLFARNLVRPIKRMTDTAMAMKEGNLSARTGLTGDDEVAELAKTFDAMAESVERDRQLERRLTTDVAHELRTPLMAIQSTVEAMVDGVYPADEEHLDIVNSEVQRLSRLVDSLLKLSRLENRSMPLKEELVDVGELIAGIVTTHDSYVRESGLTLVYDADPGVCVMGDPDMIRQATANLISNAVRYTPEGTITVSVKREGSMAAIAVSDTGVGLSPEEAKMVFDRFWRADEHRNRESGGLGIGLSVVKEIVERHHGRVGVEGEKGVGARFTLYLPLYDERSKQKQARKRS